The Plodia interpunctella isolate USDA-ARS_2022_Savannah chromosome 22, ilPloInte3.2, whole genome shotgun sequence genome includes the window TAAgcttatattcaaattaatatttataggttATTGACTGTTACTTAAAATTGGAGAAGGTCTTAGTTCAAAAGATTCTGCTAATAGGGTCTTTGTGATTTAGCAAGCGCTGTTATAAATCATAGCTCGTCACATACAGCTGTGTGTATGTAAATAGCGCTAGAACAACACTTTTCAAAGTGCAGAATGTGAGTATGTCTATGCTGCGTTCTGCTCATGGGAAAGATACAATTTTACTAGCAAACCATGTGTTTCTTTAAGCCTGCCTTTGCAACATCGCTCCccaaaatatgtatgttaccttttcacactctatctacttaatcaatcttcttgaaatattgcacacatgtagtttgaagtgtggagaaggacatagtgtGCCTTACATCCCATAAAGAAAAACTGTTcctgttttttataaatttggcgggcgaaaccgcgggcaaacaCTATCTATAGATTCTTTTatgctataaaaaattatggatgcataaatgttttatttctaactTAGTAACATATAATCTAATGTTTACAGTTCAAGTGATTAAAGACTAAAGATGTTTAATATGTGTCTATCCTTTGACATAGGAATAGAAGACAAATTATTTtcctaacaaatatttaacgcCACTATTTCAGGGCCCCGTGCGCATGCCAACCAAGATCCTCCGCATCACAACCAGGAAGACCCCATGCGGTGAAGGCTCCAAGACCTGGGACCGCTTCCAGATGAGGATCCACAAGCGAGTTATTGATCTCCACTCGCCGTCAGAGATCGTGAAGCAGATCACATCAATCAATATCGAGCCCGGTGTGGAGGTGGAAGTCACCATCGCCGACGCGTAGGCACAACTGCCAATAAACTATTTTGAGTAATTATCTTGTttgatttttaacttttaagaCCTGCTGCCatggtgaatttcacgactgttagAACTCGGCACGTAgtgtttcattagtgtcgcattttttttttattcctgaCGAAGGTGTggttattatggttttaatttatacacgagcgaagctgggTCGGGCTAGTGGGTATCTTAAAAATTATCTCCTTATCTCTCAGCCTTTTTGGCAACTCATGATTTTGTTGATTTGTTAATGACCTCGGtgtcgcagtggtaaagtgcttgtctgtgatccgagaggtcccgggttcgaaccccggtcggtcatgatgaaaaatgatctttttcttattggcccgggtcttggatgtttatctatatatgtatttgttataaaatatagtatcattaaGTTagtcataacacaagtctcgaacctactttggggctagctcaatctgtgtgatttgccctaatatatttatttattctgatCTGAATCTCAAAATTACAAGGTACCTAATGGAGGTACATAAAAATGTGCCATTATGTGGTCGATAAAACAAATTTGGCGCAAAATCATTCGATTTAACGCTGAAAGTGGATTTACCATGAGCTTAGATCCAAGTTTAAATGaatatggatatttttttgtttttttttttaaatgtgttaatggctaacactggtgtcagattttgttcaagtcgctaaaggcatctaacatGACTTTTGCGACTACCTATCGCCATCTAGTAGCAAGTAGTCGCACGCTAGGGAACTAAGTTTCCTGCATTTCTTCCATGTTTTctatgagttttttttaaagcggTAAGAACTCACAAAGTCGGCATTGCTTGTGCGATagccctggtgttgcaggagACCATGGGCTTcggtgaccactttccatcaggtgggccgcatgcctgtttacCTGCTAGCTATTTATTCTGCATATAAACGAAATATGGTCGTCACAAATTGGTTGAGCGCGTTCCCCGTAAAATTCTCGGCTACGACGCCTCAATTAAACTTAAACCTTAGATTTTTGCAGAAAGCTTGTCAACGTAACCTCAACCCACTACAGACAGCGGgcagtattaatattatatttatttgtatagaatTGTAACACACACACGCTTTTctccatacaaaaatgttaaagcaTGTTGAACATTACACAGTCGATGTgcaaaaacttattatatgtCCCATTTTtgaatcaaactatatataataaactaatcaCTAGCCCAGCACAATTTCGCTATGTGGTCGAAATTCCACCTCACCATACCTCCCGATTTGGGTCCTCTTTCCTCCTGCGAACTGCTGGAGGTCCGGAATTCTCTCCTCGCATCGATATTTCCCCGAATCCCACAATTTAAGGATCTCCATGCCAAGAGTGAATAGGCATTTTTTGAACTTGGGTGTTTTGGACCTCATTTTTGCTAGATTTAGGTCAAACCAAGGTCAAACGcaaccaattaaaaaaaaaaaactacctaTAAAAGGACTACCATATGGTTTACAGCTTCTTCTAAGCACGCAATGGTCccaatttataacaaacaaaaaacgcAAAGCCCTTATTACTAAATCAACTAGGTTTTTGTTCACATTCGTTTGTTTCGTGAAAAAATGTCGTTAGGTTTGTTTCCgcgtttattatgtaaatatattatagcaaTCTACCAATACGATGTttatgctattattataactataggTTGTGGTTCCGCTTTAGAAATTGATCACTCCATATCTTTCCtggatgttgtacgaggcgattaagagACACATACTATCAACAAACGATAatgttca containing:
- the RpS20 gene encoding small ribosomal subunit protein uS10, whose product is MAAAVVSGKDIEKPQAEISPVHRIRITLTSRNVRSLEKVCADLINGAKKQKLRVKGPVRMPTKILRITTRKTPCGEGSKTWDRFQMRIHKRVIDLHSPSEIVKQITSINIEPGVEVEVTIADA